One genomic region from Actinocatenispora thailandica encodes:
- a CDS encoding iron-siderophore ABC transporter substrate-binding protein has translation MPTTAQFRTTRRRALIGAVGLATAGLLAACGGGTAGDAAGSNGSGSGSGSVAVHDVTGTVHLAKPAKRVVALEWNYVEDLLTLGVTPVGVGDAGTYDQWVGAGKRLPKSVTDVGTRAQPSLEKIKALNPDLIVVEKSRVSANLGQLKDIAPVVEFDGYSPNDELVRTANTSMIQLGTAVGKAAAAKQVVARYQQKVAAAKKKLAGKATDIALLQGFSVDGQPSIRAYTDHSQAVQVLESIGLTNAWHGKDSDPSGFTATGVEGLTQVSGATVLYIAQPSDDPFTGALAKNATWKNLGFVKQHKLHGIDPGTWVWGGPKSNEMLIDQALSALGAA, from the coding sequence ATGCCGACCACCGCCCAGTTCCGTACCACCCGCCGCCGGGCACTGATCGGCGCGGTCGGGCTCGCCACCGCCGGCCTGCTGGCCGCGTGCGGCGGCGGTACCGCCGGGGATGCCGCCGGTAGCAACGGATCCGGCTCGGGTTCCGGCTCGGTCGCGGTGCACGACGTGACCGGTACGGTGCACCTGGCCAAGCCGGCGAAGCGGGTCGTCGCGCTGGAGTGGAACTACGTGGAGGACCTGCTCACGCTCGGCGTCACGCCGGTCGGCGTGGGCGACGCCGGCACGTACGACCAGTGGGTCGGTGCCGGGAAGCGGCTGCCGAAGAGCGTCACCGACGTCGGTACCCGGGCGCAGCCGAGCCTGGAGAAGATCAAGGCGCTGAACCCGGACCTGATCGTGGTGGAGAAGAGCCGGGTCAGCGCGAACCTGGGGCAGCTCAAGGACATCGCGCCGGTCGTCGAGTTCGACGGGTACAGCCCGAACGACGAGCTGGTGCGGACCGCGAACACCAGCATGATCCAGCTCGGTACCGCGGTGGGCAAGGCCGCTGCGGCGAAGCAGGTCGTGGCGCGGTACCAGCAGAAGGTGGCGGCGGCCAAGAAGAAGCTCGCCGGCAAGGCGACGGACATCGCGCTGCTGCAGGGGTTCTCGGTCGACGGGCAGCCGAGCATCCGGGCCTACACCGACCACTCCCAGGCGGTGCAGGTGCTGGAATCGATCGGCCTGACGAACGCCTGGCACGGCAAGGACTCCGACCCGTCCGGCTTCACCGCGACCGGCGTCGAGGGGCTCACCCAGGTCTCCGGTGCGACCGTGCTCTACATCGCCCAGCCGTCCGACGACCCGTTCACCGGCGCCCTGGCCAAGAACGCCACCTGGAAGAACCTCGGCTTCGTCAAGCAGCACAAGCTGCACGGCATCGACCCCGGTACCTGGGTCTGGGGCGGCCCGAAGTCCAACGAGATGCTGATCGACCAGGCGCTGAGCGCGCTCGGCGCGGCGTGA
- a CDS encoding response regulator encodes MIRVLLADDHQLVRMGLRVLVDREDDMRVVGEATDGREALAAIRRDPPDVLLLDIRMPGMDGLELLRTLAADPALGGVRVIVVTTFEIDRYVFEALHAGASGFVLKDTAPTELVRAIRVVAAGEALLSPSITRMLVGTFARQWAPPEPVDGLDTLTEREREIAAWVGTGRSNADIAAALFLSPATVRTHVTRVMTKLGARSRAQLVVLATRAGLTPPD; translated from the coding sequence ATGATCCGGGTACTGCTCGCCGACGACCACCAGCTGGTCCGGATGGGTCTGCGGGTCCTGGTGGACCGGGAGGACGACATGCGGGTCGTCGGCGAGGCCACCGACGGCCGGGAGGCGCTCGCGGCCATCCGCCGCGACCCGCCGGACGTGCTGCTGCTCGACATCCGGATGCCCGGCATGGACGGCCTGGAACTGCTTCGCACGCTCGCCGCCGACCCGGCGCTGGGTGGGGTGCGCGTCATCGTGGTCACCACGTTCGAGATCGACCGGTACGTGTTCGAGGCGTTGCACGCGGGCGCGAGCGGCTTCGTCCTCAAGGACACCGCGCCGACCGAGCTGGTCCGGGCGATCCGGGTGGTGGCCGCCGGGGAGGCGCTGCTGTCCCCGTCGATCACCCGGATGCTGGTCGGCACGTTCGCGCGGCAGTGGGCGCCGCCGGAACCCGTCGACGGCCTCGACACGCTCACCGAGCGGGAGCGCGAGATCGCCGCCTGGGTGGGTACCGGCCGGTCGAACGCGGACATCGCGGCCGCGCTGTTCCTGTCCCCGGCCACCGTCCGTACCCACGTCACCCGGGTGATGACCAAGCTCGGCGCGCGGTCCCGGGCGCAGCTCGTCGTCCTCGCCACCCGCGCCGGCCTCACCCCGCCGGACTGA
- a CDS encoding ABC transporter ATP-binding protein has translation MAAAPALSAAGLAVGYPQRRVLSDVGLGLTPGTVTVLVGPNGCGKSTLLRTLAGLQPALAGTVRVGADDLAGLSRRDLARRLAFLPQSPLVPAGVAVHDLVRHGRYAHRGALRRHTAGDRAAVDWALSVTHADELADRRIDELSGGERQRAWLATVLAQQAGVLLLDEPTTYLDLRHQLEVLEVVRGLARDHGIACGLVLHDLGQAAGYADRAVLAADGGVVAAGTPDEVFTTGHIRRAFELDVAVVRDAESGHLALFPRLDHGRTGSTAFDTTD, from the coding sequence GTGGCCGCAGCACCGGCACTGTCCGCCGCCGGCCTCGCCGTCGGGTACCCGCAGCGCCGCGTGCTGTCCGACGTCGGCCTCGGCCTGACCCCCGGTACCGTCACGGTGCTGGTCGGCCCGAACGGCTGCGGCAAGTCGACCCTGCTGCGCACGCTCGCCGGACTCCAGCCGGCGCTGGCCGGTACGGTCCGGGTCGGCGCCGACGACCTCGCCGGTCTGTCCCGCCGCGACCTCGCCCGGCGGTTGGCCTTCCTGCCGCAGTCCCCGCTGGTACCGGCCGGGGTGGCGGTGCACGACCTGGTCCGGCACGGCCGGTACGCGCATCGCGGCGCGCTGCGCCGGCACACCGCCGGCGACCGGGCCGCGGTCGACTGGGCGCTGTCGGTCACGCACGCCGACGAGCTGGCCGACCGGCGCATCGACGAGCTGTCCGGCGGGGAACGGCAGCGCGCCTGGCTGGCCACGGTGCTCGCGCAGCAGGCCGGCGTGCTGCTGCTCGACGAACCCACCACCTACCTCGACCTGCGGCACCAGCTGGAGGTACTGGAGGTCGTCCGCGGCCTGGCCCGCGACCACGGCATCGCCTGCGGGCTGGTGCTGCACGATCTCGGCCAGGCCGCCGGGTACGCCGACCGCGCGGTGCTCGCCGCGGACGGTGGCGTGGTCGCCGCCGGTACCCCGGACGAGGTGTTCACCACCGGGCACATCCGCCGCGCCTTCGAACTGGACGTCGCCGTCGTCCGGGACGCCGAGTCCGGTCACCTGGCGCTGTTCCCGCGCCTCGACCACGGACGCACCGGCAGCACCGCGTTCGACACCACCGACTGA
- a CDS encoding iron ABC transporter permease: MTAAIATPPAVRRPVPPAGRYRIAIVAAVGVVLLVALAIVHLGQGSAGIGLSRLLSLAAGHTDPDALAVLRGSRLPRLTAGLVTGLALGISGALIQGATRNPLAAPDTLGVNAGGYLAVSICTLSGVQLGILPSAAVAFAGGLVAAGLVQLLTAGGPVAPGRMLLAGTAVAMAGSSAATVLLILHAQRAQGLFFWGNGSLLETGLTRPLLLGLIVLLAAAVTPLLARPLDLLALGDDTAEALGLRVGRIRLSAFALAVLFSAVSVALTGPIGFVGLVAPVVVRLFGVRRHAALLPIAGVYGAVFVLGADVVARALLAASGASSYEIPAGVVTALVGGPIFVYLARRVPTGDADTGAAVTVSAPRSRRRYALIVAGGVVALALAVLAGLAVGDVHLSVGKLLAATVGQSDALSNGIVAFRAPRIVAAALAGACLAGAGVAIQSVVRNPLAEPSLLGVTGGSAIGAVALITLVPTAPRWGIPAAALVGGVLALGLVMLLATRRRTKVADPTRVVLVGIGLAAATSALVQVLSLRAQLQLAAALTWLAGSTYARSASDLTWFVLPALVLAALIAASRVLDLLGLGDDLPRALGLPTGRARLAVLLGGAVLAAGTAAVVGTVGFVGLIAPHLARRLVGSAHRRLLPVAALLGAVLVVGADALGRYVLAPNEIPVGIVTALAGAPYLIWLLRRQRRAS; the protein is encoded by the coding sequence GTGACCGCGGCGATCGCGACCCCGCCGGCAGTGCGCCGACCGGTACCGCCGGCCGGCCGGTACCGGATCGCGATCGTCGCCGCGGTCGGCGTCGTCCTGCTGGTCGCGCTCGCGATCGTGCACCTCGGGCAGGGCAGCGCCGGGATCGGGCTGTCCCGGCTGCTGTCGCTGGCCGCCGGGCACACCGACCCGGACGCGCTGGCCGTGCTGCGCGGATCCCGGTTGCCGCGGCTGACCGCCGGCCTGGTCACCGGCCTGGCGCTGGGCATCTCCGGCGCGCTGATCCAGGGCGCCACCCGCAACCCGCTCGCCGCCCCGGACACCCTCGGCGTCAACGCCGGCGGGTACCTCGCCGTCTCGATCTGCACGCTGTCCGGGGTGCAGCTCGGCATCCTGCCGTCGGCGGCGGTGGCGTTCGCCGGCGGCCTGGTCGCGGCCGGGTTGGTGCAGCTGCTCACCGCCGGCGGCCCGGTCGCGCCCGGCCGGATGCTGCTCGCCGGTACCGCGGTGGCGATGGCCGGCAGCTCGGCGGCGACCGTACTGCTGATCCTGCACGCGCAACGGGCCCAGGGACTTTTCTTCTGGGGCAACGGATCGCTGCTGGAGACCGGCCTGACCAGGCCGCTGCTGCTCGGCCTGATCGTGCTGCTCGCCGCGGCGGTGACGCCGCTGCTGGCCCGGCCGCTGGACCTGCTCGCGCTCGGCGACGACACCGCGGAGGCGCTGGGCCTGCGGGTCGGCCGGATCCGGCTGTCCGCGTTCGCGCTGGCGGTGCTGTTCTCCGCCGTCTCGGTGGCGCTGACCGGCCCGATCGGGTTCGTCGGGCTGGTCGCGCCGGTGGTGGTGCGGCTGTTCGGGGTGCGCCGGCACGCCGCGCTGCTGCCCATCGCCGGCGTGTACGGCGCGGTCTTCGTGCTCGGCGCCGACGTGGTGGCCCGCGCGCTGCTCGCCGCGTCCGGCGCCAGCAGCTACGAGATCCCGGCCGGTGTGGTGACCGCCCTGGTCGGCGGGCCGATCTTCGTCTACCTGGCCCGCCGGGTACCGACCGGGGACGCGGACACCGGGGCCGCGGTGACCGTGTCGGCGCCGCGCAGCCGCCGCCGGTACGCGCTGATCGTGGCCGGCGGCGTCGTGGCGCTGGCGCTGGCGGTGCTGGCCGGGCTCGCCGTCGGTGACGTGCACCTGTCGGTCGGGAAGCTGCTCGCGGCGACGGTCGGGCAGTCCGACGCGCTGTCCAACGGGATCGTCGCGTTCCGGGCGCCGCGGATCGTGGCCGCCGCGCTGGCCGGCGCCTGCCTGGCCGGGGCCGGCGTCGCGATCCAGTCGGTGGTGCGCAACCCGCTCGCCGAACCGAGCCTGCTCGGCGTCACCGGCGGTTCGGCGATCGGCGCGGTCGCCCTGATCACCCTGGTACCCACCGCGCCGCGGTGGGGCATCCCGGCCGCCGCGCTGGTCGGCGGGGTACTCGCGCTCGGCCTGGTGATGCTGCTCGCCACCCGCCGCCGCACCAAGGTCGCCGACCCGACCCGGGTGGTACTGGTCGGCATCGGCCTGGCCGCCGCCACCTCGGCGCTGGTCCAGGTGCTGTCGCTGCGCGCGCAGCTGCAGCTCGCCGCGGCGCTGACCTGGCTCGCCGGCTCCACCTACGCGCGCTCGGCGAGCGACCTGACCTGGTTCGTGCTGCCGGCACTGGTCCTCGCGGCGCTGATCGCCGCCTCCCGGGTGCTCGACCTGCTCGGCCTCGGCGACGACCTGCCCCGCGCGCTCGGGCTGCCCACCGGCCGGGCCCGGCTGGCGGTACTGCTGGGCGGCGCCGTGCTCGCCGCCGGCACCGCGGCGGTCGTCGGTACGGTCGGGTTCGTCGGGCTGATCGCGCCGCACCTGGCGCGCCGCCTGGTCGGTTCGGCGCACCGCCGGCTGCTGCCGGTCGCCGCGCTGCTCGGCGCGGTGCTGGTGGTCGGGGCGGACGCGCTCGGCCGGTACGTGCTGGCGCCGAACGAGATCCCGGTCGGCATCGTCACCGCACTGGCCGGCGCCCCCTACCTGATCTGGCTGCTGCGTCGCCAGCGCAGGGCTTCCTGA
- a CDS encoding MFS transporter, with the protein MATTLNQPAATTPAPRLSTRARLVLILLCAAQFAIAIDFSILNVALPSLGRDLGLAEANLQWGVTAFALPSGGFLLLAGRLGDLVGRRRMFLVGLTGFAVASLAATLAVDPAMFLAARAVQGLGAAVTIPTAMALLTTTFAEGPARNRALGVSGMVLSLGFTLGMLLGGTLTSAFGWRSTMALNVVMALPVLVAAPLLLTESRRTDRPRLDLPGAVTVTGGLLGLIYAVSTAAETSWTRPDVLVTLVAAVLLFGAFVVVESRAVEPLVSLAVLRRRTVAVGNLGGLVTFAMASSLTFLLTLYLQQIRQLSPFESGLVFGVTGLGAASVGLVASRLVDRYGSRTVLIAGLTVQGVTTAVQLAIGAHGGVWLVLVFCTIAFGGHMAAVVSYGITATSGLSNTEQGLATGLLTTAQQVGLTAGIPILSALYAARSAALRSAGAGPVDAMLGGIHRGILVDALVALAAALLIAVLLRRRTTR; encoded by the coding sequence ATGGCAACGACACTGAACCAGCCGGCCGCGACCACCCCGGCGCCGCGACTGTCCACCCGCGCCCGGCTGGTACTGATCCTGCTGTGCGCGGCCCAGTTCGCGATCGCGATCGACTTCTCCATCCTGAACGTCGCGCTGCCCAGCCTCGGCCGCGACCTCGGCCTCGCCGAGGCGAACCTGCAGTGGGGGGTGACCGCGTTCGCGCTGCCGTCCGGCGGGTTCCTGCTGCTCGCCGGCCGGCTCGGCGACCTGGTCGGGCGGCGCCGGATGTTCCTGGTCGGGCTGACCGGGTTCGCGGTCGCCTCGCTGGCCGCGACGCTGGCCGTCGACCCGGCGATGTTCCTCGCCGCCCGCGCCGTGCAGGGACTCGGCGCCGCGGTCACCATCCCGACCGCGATGGCGCTGCTGACCACGACGTTCGCCGAGGGGCCGGCGCGCAACCGGGCGCTCGGCGTGTCCGGCATGGTGCTGTCGCTCGGCTTCACCCTCGGCATGCTGCTCGGCGGCACCCTGACCTCGGCGTTCGGCTGGCGCTCCACGATGGCGCTGAACGTGGTCATGGCGCTCCCGGTGCTGGTGGCCGCGCCGCTGCTGCTGACCGAGAGCCGGCGCACCGACCGGCCCCGGCTCGACCTGCCCGGCGCGGTGACCGTCACCGGTGGCCTGCTCGGCCTGATCTACGCGGTGTCCACGGCCGCCGAGACCTCCTGGACCCGCCCTGACGTACTGGTCACGCTCGTCGCCGCGGTCCTGCTGTTCGGCGCGTTCGTCGTGGTCGAGTCGCGGGCCGTGGAGCCGCTGGTGTCGCTGGCCGTACTGCGCCGGCGCACCGTCGCGGTGGGCAACCTGGGCGGGCTCGTCACGTTCGCGATGGCCAGCTCGCTGACGTTCCTGCTCACCCTGTACCTGCAGCAGATCCGGCAGCTGTCGCCGTTCGAGTCCGGCCTGGTGTTCGGGGTGACCGGGCTGGGTGCGGCATCCGTCGGGCTGGTCGCGTCCCGGCTGGTCGACCGGTACGGCAGCCGCACCGTACTGATCGCCGGCCTCACCGTGCAGGGCGTCACGACCGCGGTCCAGCTGGCGATCGGCGCGCACGGCGGCGTCTGGCTGGTGCTGGTGTTCTGCACCATCGCGTTCGGCGGGCACATGGCGGCGGTCGTCTCGTACGGGATCACCGCGACGTCCGGGCTGTCCAACACCGAGCAGGGGCTCGCCACCGGCCTGCTCACCACCGCGCAGCAGGTCGGCCTGACCGCCGGCATCCCGATCCTGTCCGCGCTGTACGCGGCGCGTAGTGCGGCGTTGCGCTCGGCCGGCGCCGGGCCGGTGGACGCGATGCTCGGCGGCATCCACCGCGGCATCCTGGTCGACGCGCTCGTCGCCCTCGCCGCCGCGCTGCTGATCGCCGTGCTGCTGCGCCGCCGTACCACCCGCTGA
- a CDS encoding IucA/IucC family C-terminal-domain containing protein has product MAGAVTLALTGTHPAPLAPVLAALDAVRDGRAEFGIADGLAAGADWVPAAALVDGSALPRLLSVPTTQWGAKPHAAAALAYKQYTYWLALPAVIGWATARRVPLLSADNVAVQFLDDRPYFRLGMRRPAVAVLADDPAAGHPGTVVVDTADELLAVLAGTLRDRHVAPLIEATRRHVRIGAHTLWGQLAASVGYALAAAEPVLDGATADAEALLSALRLADLAELCDTGDALRVRRNTCCLAFVVPGLGNRLCPDCCITRRPTS; this is encoded by the coding sequence GTGGCTGGTGCGGTGACGCTCGCGCTGACCGGCACCCACCCCGCGCCGCTCGCCCCGGTGCTCGCCGCGCTCGACGCGGTCCGTGACGGCCGCGCCGAGTTCGGCATCGCGGACGGCCTGGCGGCCGGTGCCGACTGGGTCCCGGCCGCCGCACTCGTCGACGGCAGCGCGCTGCCCCGGCTGCTGTCGGTGCCGACCACCCAGTGGGGCGCGAAGCCGCACGCCGCCGCCGCCCTGGCGTACAAGCAGTACACGTACTGGCTGGCCCTGCCGGCGGTGATCGGCTGGGCCACCGCGCGCCGGGTGCCGCTGCTGTCCGCCGACAACGTGGCGGTGCAGTTCCTCGACGACAGGCCATATTTCCGGCTCGGGATGCGGCGGCCGGCCGTCGCGGTGCTCGCCGACGACCCGGCCGCCGGCCATCCCGGCACCGTCGTGGTGGACACCGCCGACGAGCTGCTCGCGGTGCTCGCCGGCACGCTGCGGGACCGGCACGTGGCGCCGCTGATCGAGGCGACCCGCCGGCACGTACGGATCGGCGCGCACACCCTGTGGGGCCAGCTCGCCGCCTCGGTCGGGTACGCGCTCGCCGCCGCCGAACCGGTCCTGGACGGGGCCACCGCCGACGCCGAGGCGTTGCTGTCCGCGCTGCGGCTGGCCGACCTCGCCGAGCTGTGCGACACCGGCGACGCGCTCCGGGTGCGCCGGAACACCTGCTGCCTGGCCTTCGTCGTACCGGGTCTGGGCAACCGCCTCTGCCCGGACTGCTGCATCACCCGCCGCCCGACCAGTTGA
- a CDS encoding helix-turn-helix transcriptional regulator has protein sequence MTTTVRRTELTEFLRAHRAAVSPAEAGLPAGPRRRTPGLRREEVAVLAGVGVSWYQWLEQGRDITVSGQVLDAVARVLRLTDPERRHLYVLAGLNPPLPTEPAEQTVGADITRLLDGWLPNPAHVVDRYWNFVAANASARSLFGWEDTIAGNCLIDFFTDELYRARYPHWEQVAPTVVAHYRHEMTRHGPDDGYTAVLADIAERSTEFAALWSRQEVKPPNATVKTLLHPRVGELVVEGRMLHLPDRPDVALVLHTPQNAESAARIAELTAALAAQPC, from the coding sequence ATGACCACCACCGTCCGGCGTACCGAGCTGACCGAGTTCCTGCGGGCGCACCGGGCCGCCGTGTCTCCGGCCGAGGCCGGGCTGCCCGCCGGCCCGCGGCGCCGCACCCCGGGGCTGCGGCGCGAGGAGGTCGCGGTGCTGGCCGGCGTGGGCGTCTCCTGGTACCAGTGGCTGGAGCAGGGCCGTGACATCACGGTGTCCGGGCAGGTGCTCGACGCGGTGGCCCGGGTGCTGCGGCTCACCGACCCGGAACGCCGGCACCTGTACGTGCTGGCCGGGCTCAACCCGCCGCTGCCGACCGAGCCGGCCGAGCAGACCGTCGGCGCGGACATCACCCGGCTGCTGGACGGCTGGCTGCCGAACCCGGCGCACGTCGTCGACCGGTACTGGAACTTCGTCGCGGCCAACGCGAGCGCCCGGTCGCTGTTCGGCTGGGAGGACACGATCGCCGGCAACTGCCTGATCGACTTCTTCACCGACGAGCTGTACCGCGCGCGGTACCCGCACTGGGAGCAGGTGGCGCCGACGGTGGTGGCGCACTACCGGCACGAGATGACCCGGCACGGCCCGGACGACGGGTACACCGCGGTGCTGGCCGACATCGCCGAACGCAGCACCGAGTTCGCCGCGCTGTGGTCCCGGCAGGAGGTCAAGCCGCCGAACGCGACGGTCAAGACGCTGCTGCACCCGCGGGTCGGCGAGCTGGTGGTGGAGGGCCGGATGCTGCACCTGCCGGACCGCCCGGACGTCGCCCTCGTCCTGCACACGCCGCAGAACGCGGAGTCCGCCGCCCGGATCGCCGAGCTGACCGCCGCCCTCGCCGCCCAGCCGTGTTGA
- a CDS encoding sensor histidine kinase translates to MDTVVAARLPRPSRTDLVLAAGFTAAVVVGALLVAGGQDRYRPLDVAGVLLIGLAAGTTVGWHRAAPLWSLGAATVLVNGYLLAGFPYGPVLLCLVIAVFEVARQQPLRRSALACGIAAAISSGTMLVRLLTDGGASPLLAVVWATWIALPWSLGALVHVADAARRRSRADLVARAALQERARLAGEVHDIAGHAFALITMQAGVAMLVFDEQPEQARRSLAAVQETSGTALAELRRMLDSLHPRPGAATDPAGVPGLGDLVRRVRAGGLPVEVTVDGDRPVPGSLAGGVYRVVQEALTNVLRHAGPTTARVSVRTTPAELVVEVADQGAGIAGPPGRGLTVMRRRVDQLGGELTAGPYEDGFRVVARLPMPAAER, encoded by the coding sequence ATGGACACCGTGGTCGCCGCGCGGCTGCCCCGGCCGAGCCGTACCGACCTGGTGCTCGCCGCCGGGTTCACCGCCGCGGTGGTGGTCGGCGCGCTGCTCGTCGCGGGCGGCCAGGACCGGTACCGCCCGCTCGACGTGGCGGGCGTCCTGCTGATCGGGTTGGCCGCCGGCACGACGGTGGGTTGGCACCGGGCGGCCCCGCTGTGGTCGCTCGGCGCCGCCACGGTGCTGGTCAACGGCTACCTGCTGGCCGGCTTCCCGTACGGGCCGGTGCTGCTGTGCCTGGTGATCGCGGTGTTCGAGGTGGCGCGGCAGCAGCCGCTGCGACGCTCGGCGCTCGCCTGCGGCATCGCCGCGGCGATCTCGTCCGGCACCATGCTGGTCCGGCTGCTCACCGACGGCGGCGCGTCGCCGCTGCTCGCGGTCGTCTGGGCCACCTGGATCGCGCTGCCCTGGTCGCTCGGTGCGCTGGTGCACGTGGCCGACGCGGCGCGGCGGCGATCCCGGGCCGACCTGGTCGCCCGGGCCGCGCTGCAGGAGCGGGCCCGGCTGGCCGGCGAGGTGCACGACATCGCCGGGCACGCCTTCGCGCTGATCACCATGCAGGCCGGGGTGGCGATGCTGGTGTTCGACGAGCAACCCGAGCAGGCCCGCCGCTCGCTCGCCGCGGTACAGGAGACCAGCGGAACGGCGCTCGCCGAACTGCGCAGGATGCTCGACAGCCTGCACCCGCGGCCCGGCGCGGCCACCGACCCGGCCGGCGTACCGGGACTCGGTGACCTGGTGCGGCGGGTCCGGGCCGGCGGGCTGCCGGTGGAGGTCACCGTCGACGGCGACCGGCCGGTACCCGGGTCGCTGGCCGGCGGCGTCTACCGGGTCGTCCAGGAGGCGCTGACCAACGTGTTGCGGCACGCCGGGCCGACCACCGCCCGGGTCTCGGTGCGTACCACCCCGGCGGAGCTGGTCGTCGAGGTCGCGGACCAGGGTGCCGGTATCGCGGGGCCGCCGGGTCGGGGGCTGACGGTGATGCGCCGCCGGGTCGATCAGCTCGGCGGTGAACTCACGGCCGGGCCGTACGAGGACGGGTTCCGGGTCGTCGCCCGGCTGCCGATGCCCGCGGCGGAACGATGA
- a CDS encoding Lrp/AsnC ligand binding domain-containing protein: MQDFDDADLALIHALQIAPRASWALLGAVLGVDPVTVARRWQRLSAAGDAWITGYGSAALMRRTSMALVAVSCLPGRLPEITARILDDPHAVTVEHTTGNCDLLVTVWTTGLADLSDYLVGRLSRLPGVTATRTTMVTEVYAEGSSWRVGVLDAAARDRLRRAALSRATGTGELRTADRPLALALGRDGRLPYPELAAAAGITAATARRRVARMLDDGVLTIRCELARYASHRPVSVTLWANVPPGELAATAAAIASRPEVRLCAAVAGTQNLIVTAWLSALADLQRLEISLAARFPGLSIAERAIVLRHQKLMGRVLDEAGRAVRSVDMDIWRPPSARRPAGALP, from the coding sequence ATGCAGGATTTCGACGACGCCGACCTGGCGCTGATCCACGCGCTGCAGATCGCGCCCCGGGCGTCCTGGGCGCTGCTCGGGGCGGTGCTCGGCGTCGACCCGGTGACGGTCGCCCGCCGCTGGCAGCGGCTGTCCGCGGCCGGTGACGCGTGGATCACCGGGTACGGGTCGGCCGCGCTGATGCGCCGCACCAGCATGGCGCTGGTCGCGGTGTCCTGCCTGCCCGGCCGGCTGCCCGAGATCACCGCGCGGATCCTGGACGACCCGCACGCGGTCACCGTGGAACACACCACCGGCAACTGCGACCTGCTCGTCACGGTGTGGACGACCGGCCTCGCCGACCTGTCCGACTACCTGGTCGGCCGGCTGTCCCGGCTGCCCGGTGTCACCGCGACCCGCACCACGATGGTCACCGAGGTGTACGCGGAGGGTTCCAGCTGGCGGGTCGGCGTGCTGGACGCCGCCGCCCGGGATCGGCTGCGCCGGGCGGCGCTGAGCCGGGCCACCGGTACCGGCGAGCTGCGTACCGCGGACCGGCCGCTCGCGCTCGCGCTGGGCCGGGACGGCCGGTTGCCGTACCCGGAACTGGCCGCCGCGGCCGGGATCACCGCGGCGACCGCCCGGCGCCGGGTGGCCCGGATGCTCGACGACGGCGTGCTGACGATCCGGTGCGAACTCGCCCGGTACGCCTCGCACCGGCCGGTGTCGGTGACCCTGTGGGCGAACGTCCCGCCGGGCGAGCTGGCCGCGACCGCCGCGGCGATCGCGTCCCGCCCCGAGGTACGGCTGTGCGCGGCGGTCGCCGGCACCCAGAACCTGATCGTCACGGCGTGGTTGTCGGCGCTCGCCGACCTGCAACGGCTGGAGATCAGCCTGGCCGCCCGGTTCCCCGGGCTGTCGATCGCGGAGCGGGCCATCGTGCTGCGGCACCAGAAGTTGATGGGCCGGGTACTCGACGAGGCCGGCCGCGCCGTCCGCTCCGTCGACATGGACATCTGGCGCCCACCGTCCGCGCGCCGGCCGGCCGGCGCCCTACCCTGA